Genomic segment of Chloroflexota bacterium:
GGCTCAGGCCGCCTCGGCAGGGATGGCTTCAGTGTGGCACGCGCCCAGAAGCCGCCACAACGCCCGCGAGTTCCAAGTGCGGCATGGCGGGTCGCGGCGGCGCGCGGTCCAGCACAGTTCGGACCAGCGGCCACGGGATCGCCGCAACAACCACGAGCGCCATGACCAAGAACACGGCCCGCGCGAGTCGCGACAACATAGGGCAACGGCAGCATCCGAAAATAGTGACAATTTCTCCAGGAAATAATTGATGCATGAACTTTTGCGAGCTACCGTGCCGATAGGTGGTCAACGACGACTACCCAAAGGAAGGGGGCTCCGATGCCTCATGTACCTACCCGCACACGGGCCGTGGTCGGCGGCGGAATCGTGGCGGTGCTCCTCTTGGCCTGTTTTGGCGCGTGGTCGGCGCGCAAGAACCGACCGATCCACTCTTCGACATCAGTCTCTGGATCACCGTGACGATCACGGCCAGAAACGCTGGCCGGGCGTTCGTGCCGGGCTGATCGATGGCTTTCGACTCCCGGTTTTGGACCGGGACGATCTGTCAACAAGTCGCCACGGTGCTCAGCGTCCCCCCGATGATCGCGGGCTCGTGGCGCCGTGGCGACTTGTTCCGGGTTCCCGGTCGTGGCGACTCGGAACTGAGACAGACCTGACAAGGAGATCAATGATGAAACGACGATTTCTCACCGCGACGGCCCTGATGGTCGTCGGCATCTGGCTGGCGGCTACCGCCGTTGCCAGCGCCGGCATCGCTGGGTAAGCCATAGGCCCAATTGAGCGGCTCGCGATCTTCGTCCTGTCAGTCCCGCTGATTCTCGGGAAGCGGCGCGGTGATGATGCGGCGGCGAAACACGAAGCCTGAACGGATGTCAGCGTGCCGATCCTCGCCGCAACGACCCAATTTGTGCCCGACGTCCTCGCGGCCACGGTGAGTCGGATGACGTGGAGGCGACAAGCGAAGGGCGGGGGCGCCGGTCCCCCGCCCTTCAATCGCCGGCACGGCGCCCGGCTTGACCGTCATTGGCAGAGCCACCTGGGCCGCCGTCTCCCGCCAATGCGCCCGAAGGCAGATCGACGGCGCGCCTGGCGCCTAATGCTTGACGCTCGACTTGGGCGCTCCCTACAATTTTGCGGACGGACCTAGTGCGCAATTCGCACCAAGACACCCCAAAGCCCTTGCCGTGGCGTCGGGCGCCCTCGGCGGCCGAATGCTAGAGGCCCCGACGCACATGCACCGATAACGGGCTGGTCGGAGGAACGACAGCATGCCGAAAGAGATCCTGCTCGATACCGAGGCCCGCGCCAAGCTGGTCAAAGGTATCGATACGGTGGCCAACGCCGTCAAGACCACGCTCGGCCCCAAGGGTCGCAACGTGGCGCTGGGCAAGAAGTACTCCGGGCCCACCGTCACCCACGACGGCGTCACCGTCGCCAAGGACATCGATCTCGAGGACAACTTCGAGGACATGGGCGCCCAGCTCATCAAAGAGGCGGCCAGCAAGACCAACGACGTCGCCGGTGACGGCACCACCACCGCCACCGTGCTGGCCCAGGCCATCATCAAGGCCGGGCTGCGCAACGTGGCCGCCGGCGCCAACCCGATGATCATCAAGCGCGGCCTCAACACCGCCGTGGAGATGGTCGTCGAGCAGGTGAAGGCCGACGCCAACCAGGTGCGCGGTCGCGAGGAGATCGGACAGATCGCGTCGATTTCCGCCAACGACGAGCACATCGGCCAGCTCATCGGCGAGGTGATGGACAAGGTCGGCAAGGACGGCGCCATCACCGTCGAGGAGTCCCGCGGGCTTGAGTTCGAGATCGAGTACGTCGAGGGCATGAAGTTCGACCGCGGCTACATCTCGCCCTACTTCATCACCAACCAGGACCGCATGGAGGCGTCGATCGAGGACGCACTGATCCTCATCACCGACAAGAAGCTCTCCTCGGTCAACGACATCCTGCCGACGCTGGAGAAGGTGACCCAGGCCGGCAAGAAGGAACTGGTCGTCATCGGCGAGGACGTCGAGGGCGAGGGGCTGGCCACCTTGGTGGTCAACAAGCTGCGCGGCGTGCTCAACGTGCTGGCGGTCAAGGCCCCCGGCTACGGGGACCGGCGCAAGGAGATGCTCCAGGACGTCGCCGTCGTCACCGGCGGCACGGTGATCTCCGAGGACATGGGCCGCCGTCTGGACGGCATCATCCTGGAGGACCTCGGCCAGGCCCGGCGCGTGGTGGCCGACAAGGACGACACCACCATCGTCGAGGGCGCGGGCGACGAGGCGGCCGTGCAGGCCCGCATCACGCAGCTGAAAGGCCAGCTCGACGAGACCACCTCCGACTACGACCGCGAGAAGCTGCAGGAACGCTTGGCCAAGCTGGCCGGGGGCGTTGCGGTGATTCGCGTGGGCGCGGCCACCGAAACCGAGCTCAAGGAGAAGAAGCACCGCGTGGAGGACGCGCTGTCCGCCACGCGCGCGGCGATCGAGGAAGGCGTCGTCCCCGGTGGCGGCATCGCCCTGCTCAACGCGGCCAGCGCACTCGACGGCGTTGAGGAAACCCTCGGCGGCGACGAGCTGGTGGGCGCGCAGGCGCTGCGCCGCGCGCTCGAAGAGCCGCTGCGGTGGATCGCCACCAACTCGGGCGCCGACGGATCGGTCGTCATCGAGGAAGTCCGCCGCCGCCAAGAGGCCGAGGGTTCCAAGAACATCGGCTTCAACGTGGTTGACGAGGACTTCGTGGACCTGGTCCAGGCCGGCGTCATCGACCCGGCCAAGGTGACCCGGTCCGCCCTCGAGAACGCCGT
This window contains:
- the groL gene encoding chaperonin GroEL (60 kDa chaperone family; promotes refolding of misfolded polypeptides especially under stressful conditions; forms two stacked rings of heptamers to form a barrel-shaped 14mer; ends can be capped by GroES; misfolded proteins enter the barrel where they are refolded when GroES binds), whose translation is MPKEILLDTEARAKLVKGIDTVANAVKTTLGPKGRNVALGKKYSGPTVTHDGVTVAKDIDLEDNFEDMGAQLIKEAASKTNDVAGDGTTTATVLAQAIIKAGLRNVAAGANPMIIKRGLNTAVEMVVEQVKADANQVRGREEIGQIASISANDEHIGQLIGEVMDKVGKDGAITVEESRGLEFEIEYVEGMKFDRGYISPYFITNQDRMEASIEDALILITDKKLSSVNDILPTLEKVTQAGKKELVVIGEDVEGEGLATLVVNKLRGVLNVLAVKAPGYGDRRKEMLQDVAVVTGGTVISEDMGRRLDGIILEDLGQARRVVADKDDTTIVEGAGDEAAVQARITQLKGQLDETTSDYDREKLQERLAKLAGGVAVIRVGAATETELKEKKHRVEDALSATRAAIEEGVVPGGGIALLNAASALDGVEETLGGDELVGAQALRRALEEPLRWIATNSGADGSVVIEEVRRRQEAEGSKNIGFNVVDEDFVDLVQAGVIDPAKVTRSALENAVSIAGMILTTEALIADAPEDEDAAAAAAAAAAAGGGMGGMDF